A genome region from Clostridium pasteurianum includes the following:
- a CDS encoding ABC transporter permease produces the protein MRNPLNKRLIRDLKHNAGRYIAVAVIMIASVAMLSGFLSTADGIKEAFENNRVNCKVENGLFTSYFKIPKETITKTEKLGANIYENYYSNEPILKSTKLRIYESKKDIDIPTVIEGRLPEGKYEIALDRLFARNNSLKVGDKLKIKGKYYKITGTISLPNYSSLFEKNSNLMMETKYFGIAVVSKEDFKNFNDSNLVYNYSYYFKNRNLNERKSKDLSNKIEKSLVKNGAGLTDFCTAANNQSISFVQEDMGSDVPSMKVFCYITIAIMAFVFAIIVMSTIDEESQIIGTLLSNGYSKREILGHYMRMPIFVTIISAVIGNIIGYFVLPPTFKAMYYNSYSLPPCTIKLNSEALMLTTIIPICIMIFINISVISLKLKASPLQFLKKDLKKHSNGKPVKLPPFKFVKRFRLRVILQNKANYFMLFIGIFLGSVILLFGLAMMPIINHYVEDIQNTSVSNYQYILKAPEVVRKNSAESFTVYSLKTYYKAGNRNLDVSFYGISSKSKYLKNLSLSDKEKGIYMSDGVMKKLGNKVGDRVKFLDPYTNDTYYLKVIGSIHYSSGFAVFMNNKQLNRLLKYDESYYNGYFSNKKLNISSKNLASVITSKDMVKLGQQMTSSVGSSANMCIIAAILIYIALMYILTKIVIDKNSLYISYMKVFGYEAKEIRSLYLNATTIVVILSLILGLPLDYLALKYCFSFALNKVNGYMEIWIPSYLFVAIVAVGIVTYLVINLLHVKRINKISMAEALKNRE, from the coding sequence ATGAGAAATCCATTAAATAAAAGACTTATTCGTGATTTAAAACATAATGCAGGAAGGTATATAGCAGTAGCAGTTATAATGATAGCCTCAGTAGCTATGCTTTCAGGTTTTCTATCAACAGCAGATGGAATAAAAGAAGCCTTTGAAAACAACAGAGTGAATTGCAAGGTAGAGAATGGACTTTTTACTTCTTATTTTAAAATTCCTAAAGAAACAATAACAAAAACTGAAAAATTAGGGGCTAATATTTATGAAAATTATTATTCCAATGAACCAATTTTGAAAAGCACAAAACTTAGAATTTATGAAAGTAAAAAAGATATTGATATTCCAACAGTTATTGAAGGAAGGCTTCCGGAAGGCAAATATGAAATAGCACTAGACAGGCTTTTTGCAAGAAACAATTCTCTTAAAGTTGGTGATAAGCTTAAAATTAAAGGAAAGTACTATAAAATAACGGGTACAATTTCGCTTCCAAATTACAGTTCCTTATTTGAAAAAAACTCAAATCTTATGATGGAAACAAAGTACTTTGGCATCGCTGTTGTGTCAAAGGAAGATTTTAAAAACTTTAATGACAGCAATTTAGTTTATAACTATTCTTATTATTTCAAAAATAGAAATTTAAATGAAAGAAAAAGCAAGGATTTATCAAATAAAATTGAAAAAAGTTTAGTGAAAAATGGAGCAGGTTTAACGGATTTTTGTACTGCAGCTAATAACCAGAGCATTTCCTTTGTGCAGGAGGATATGGGTTCAGATGTACCGTCAATGAAGGTTTTTTGTTACATTACAATTGCAATTATGGCATTTGTATTTGCAATTATTGTCATGAGCACTATTGATGAAGAATCACAGATAATAGGAACACTGCTTTCTAATGGCTACAGCAAAAGAGAAATATTAGGCCATTATATGAGGATGCCTATATTTGTTACAATAATAAGTGCTGTTATAGGCAACATTATTGGATATTTTGTTCTCCCTCCAACCTTTAAGGCTATGTATTACAATAGCTACAGTCTTCCACCATGTACAATAAAATTAAACAGTGAAGCACTTATGCTTACCACAATTATTCCTATATGTATTATGATTTTTATAAATATATCAGTAATTTCATTAAAGTTAAAAGCATCTCCACTTCAATTTCTAAAGAAGGATTTAAAGAAACATTCTAATGGCAAGCCAGTGAAATTACCTCCTTTTAAATTTGTAAAAAGATTTCGTCTTAGAGTTATACTCCAAAACAAAGCAAACTATTTTATGCTCTTCATTGGCATTTTTCTTGGAAGTGTTATTTTACTATTTGGACTCGCCATGATGCCAATAATAAATCATTATGTAGAAGATATTCAGAATACCAGCGTATCTAATTATCAGTACATTTTAAAAGCTCCTGAAGTTGTTAGGAAAAACAGTGCAGAAAGTTTTACGGTTTATTCACTAAAAACATATTACAAGGCAGGAAATAGAAATTTAGATGTTTCTTTTTATGGAATAAGCAGTAAATCTAAATATTTAAAAAACTTATCCTTAAGTGACAAAGAAAAAGGAATTTACATGTCTGATGGGGTTATGAAAAAGCTTGGTAATAAGGTTGGCGACAGAGTAAAATTTTTAGATCCATATACTAACGATACTTACTATTTGAAGGTAATTGGAAGTATACATTATTCATCTGGATTTGCAGTATTTATGAATAACAAACAGTTAAATAGGTTGCTTAAGTACGATGAAAGTTATTATAATGGATATTTTTCAAACAAAAAGCTTAATATTAGCAGCAAGAATTTGGCATCTGTCATCACTTCTAAGGATATGGTTAAATTGGGGCAGCAGATGACTTCTTCTGTTGGCAGCAGCGCTAATATGTGTATTATTGCAGCAATACTTATTTATATAGCACTTATGTATATACTTACAAAGATAGTAATTGATAAAAATTCTCTGTACATTTCTTATATGAAGGTGTTTGGATATGAAGCAAAAGAAATAAGGAGTTTGTATCTTAATGCAACAACCATTGTAGTCATTCTGTCACTTATTTTAGGGCTTCCACTTGATTATTTAGCACTTAAATATTGTTTCTCATTTGCACTTAACAAGGTAAATGGGTATATGGAAATATGGATACCGTCATATTTATTTGTAGCAATTGTTGCAGTTGGAATTGTAACTTATTTAGTAATAAATTTGCTGCATGTAAAAAGAATAAATAAAATTAGTATGGCAGAAGCACTTAAAAATAGAGAATAA
- the ppx gene encoding exopolyphosphatase, with amino-acid sequence MKHIGIIDIGSNSVRLLFAEITSPHSFKIITELKEYVRLGAGFDEDGNINDEKIISTIRVLNLYKNFCSMFEDTKMLVTATEAFRKAKNRDFILKRIKDELNIDIRILSGEEEAYYDYFAVINTLNLKDGLVMDIGGASTELIWIKDRDLKECISLPFGAITLTKKFKLENSINSEQEKLLNDFLLENFSKIPWLKNLDSLPLIGIGGSIRNLGKISRKKKNYPLNLIHNYTMSSKCAEDIYDEVKIKTNAQRRKIKGLSKDRADIFVGAAGAVKSIISLCKIKKITICRNGIREGLLLSELFNKKPIENILDFSINNVLMSNTNINHSNHVYKLTNLLFSSLKSVHKIEENLNNVIKTSAMFHDAGINVSYYYYHKHSAYIILNSSLYGISHKERVMSACAAVYQRSENIQSMLDEYRNIIDKSDIYKIKVIGLLLRIAENLDKDLSGSIKDLSCTINDDTVIIKTYSKQPCEFLIREAQTSSELFKNIFNKSLYIV; translated from the coding sequence TTGAAACATATTGGAATAATTGACATAGGATCCAATTCAGTAAGACTTCTATTTGCCGAAATAACCAGTCCACATTCCTTTAAAATCATAACTGAACTCAAAGAATATGTGAGGCTCGGTGCTGGTTTTGATGAGGACGGTAATATTAATGACGAAAAAATAATTTCTACCATTAGAGTACTAAATTTATATAAAAACTTTTGCAGCATGTTTGAAGACACCAAAATGCTTGTAACTGCCACTGAAGCTTTCAGAAAGGCCAAGAACAGGGATTTCATCTTAAAAAGAATTAAAGATGAACTTAATATTGACATAAGAATACTTTCTGGAGAGGAAGAAGCATATTACGATTATTTTGCAGTAATAAACACCTTAAATTTAAAAGACGGACTTGTTATGGATATTGGAGGTGCAAGTACAGAACTCATATGGATAAAAGATAGAGACTTAAAGGAATGTATAAGTCTTCCTTTCGGTGCCATAACCTTAACCAAAAAATTCAAACTTGAAAATTCAATAAATAGTGAACAGGAAAAACTTTTAAATGATTTTCTACTCGAAAATTTTTCTAAAATCCCCTGGCTTAAAAATTTAGATTCTTTGCCTTTAATAGGCATAGGCGGAAGTATAAGAAACCTAGGTAAAATATCAAGAAAGAAAAAAAATTATCCTCTTAATTTAATACATAACTACACCATGTCTTCCAAATGTGCAGAAGATATATATGACGAAGTTAAAATTAAAACTAATGCTCAAAGAAGAAAAATCAAAGGATTATCAAAGGATAGAGCAGATATATTCGTAGGTGCCGCTGGAGCAGTTAAATCCATAATCTCTTTGTGTAAAATAAAAAAGATTACAATCTGCAGAAACGGAATAAGAGAAGGACTTTTATTGTCAGAGCTTTTCAATAAAAAACCTATAGAAAATATACTCGATTTTTCAATAAATAACGTACTTATGAGCAACACAAATATTAATCATAGCAATCATGTATATAAGCTTACAAACTTGCTTTTTTCTTCACTTAAATCTGTTCATAAAATAGAAGAAAATCTTAATAACGTTATAAAGACCTCAGCTATGTTTCATGATGCCGGAATAAATGTATCTTATTACTACTATCATAAACACTCTGCATACATAATATTAAATTCATCTTTGTACGGCATCTCCCATAAAGAACGTGTAATGAGTGCCTGTGCTGCAGTATATCAAAGAAGTGAAAACATACAGTCAATGCTTGATGAATATAGAAATATTATAGATAAATCAGATATTTATAAAATAAAAGTAATTGGTCTATTATTAAGAATTGCAGAAAACCTTGACAAAGATCTATCTGGATCAATTAAAGATTTAAGCTGTACAATAAACGATGATACTGTAATAATTAAAACTTATTCCAAACAGCCGTGCGAGTTTTTAATACGTGAAGCTCAAACTTCATCAGAATTATTTAAAAATATTTTTAATAAATCTCTTTATATAGTATAA
- a CDS encoding methyl-accepting chemotaxis protein, whose translation MRWFKNLKIAKKLVSAFIVVAVLVGIVGMLSLFDMNKINSNAKSMYEYNLASVETLTSIKQNFADIRADLLKLVYQRNINEKDTIKNDINKLFLSNNKLINTYEKSSLKESEKSNFSDIKKDYSLYMELSNSVVKYVDENNYAAASDNYFKVTATRKKIYSDMDKLIKDNVNQADQAYEESNSTYKSSFIITGFIVILSFAVAILLGTFIATMISKQVKEALSFAENLGKGDLTKSIQVTSKDEIGNMLRELTGAKDNIKKLIIEIMNSANDISATSEELSATTEEISAKMESVNESTGQISNGVQDLSATTEEVSASAEEINATADVLSKDANSAENSVQEIANRAVKIKNEASKSIEKGNSIYDESRSNILKAIEESKVVKEVKTMADSIGSIAEQTNLLALNAAIEAARAGEQGKGFAVVADEVRKLAEQAADAVTNIQNMVVQVEAAVQKLAESGQNVLEFMDNSVKPSYELLMKTGIQYEKDAQFMFELIKRFGTSSSQMNEATVQISGAMQNVSAVAEGSANGTEEILSSVKEITAAITEVAKSSQSQAELSQKLNVMIQRFEI comes from the coding sequence ATGAGGTGGTTTAAAAATCTTAAAATAGCAAAAAAATTAGTATCAGCTTTTATTGTGGTCGCGGTGTTAGTAGGAATTGTAGGAATGCTTAGTTTGTTTGATATGAATAAAATTAATTCTAATGCAAAGTCCATGTATGAGTATAATTTAGCTTCTGTAGAAACTTTGACTAGTATAAAACAAAATTTTGCTGATATACGTGCTGATTTATTAAAGCTTGTGTATCAAAGGAATATTAATGAAAAAGATACTATAAAGAATGACATTAATAAGTTGTTTTTAAGCAATAATAAACTTATAAATACATATGAAAAATCATCACTTAAAGAATCAGAAAAAAGTAATTTTTCTGACATTAAGAAGGATTATAGTTTATATATGGAGCTAAGTAATTCAGTAGTAAAATATGTGGATGAAAATAATTATGCAGCTGCTTCTGATAATTATTTTAAGGTTACCGCAACGAGAAAAAAGATATATTCAGATATGGACAAGTTAATAAAAGATAATGTAAATCAAGCTGATCAAGCTTATGAAGAAAGTAATTCAACGTATAAGAGTTCTTTCATTATTACAGGATTTATAGTGATATTAAGTTTTGCAGTAGCTATTTTACTGGGTACATTTATAGCAACTATGATTTCAAAACAAGTTAAAGAAGCGCTATCTTTTGCTGAGAACTTGGGCAAAGGTGATTTAACTAAGTCTATTCAAGTGACTTCAAAAGATGAAATTGGCAATATGCTAAGAGAATTAACTGGAGCAAAAGATAATATAAAGAAGCTAATAATTGAGATAATGAATAGTGCAAATGACATAAGTGCTACCAGTGAGGAACTTTCTGCAACTACAGAAGAGATATCAGCTAAAATGGAATCAGTAAATGAATCTACAGGTCAAATATCTAATGGAGTTCAAGATTTAAGTGCAACTACAGAAGAAGTAAGTGCTTCTGCTGAAGAAATAAATGCTACGGCAGATGTGCTTTCAAAGGATGCTAATTCAGCTGAAAATTCGGTGCAGGAAATAGCAAATCGTGCTGTTAAAATAAAGAATGAAGCTTCAAAAAGTATAGAAAAAGGTAATTCAATTTATGACGAAAGTCGCTCTAATATTTTAAAAGCAATTGAAGAATCTAAGGTTGTTAAAGAAGTAAAAACAATGGCTGATTCTATTGGAAGTATTGCTGAGCAAACAAATTTACTTGCTTTAAATGCGGCAATAGAAGCCGCAAGAGCGGGAGAACAAGGCAAGGGCTTTGCTGTTGTTGCTGATGAAGTGCGCAAACTTGCAGAACAAGCAGCGGATGCTGTTACTAATATTCAAAATATGGTAGTGCAGGTTGAAGCAGCAGTTCAAAAGCTTGCTGAAAGTGGACAAAATGTTTTGGAATTCATGGATAATAGTGTAAAACCTAGTTATGAACTTCTTATGAAAACAGGAATTCAATATGAAAAAGATGCTCAATTTATGTTTGAACTCATAAAAAGATTTGGAACATCTTCAAGTCAGATGAATGAAGCAACTGTCCAGATAAGTGGTGCTATGCAAAATGTATCTGCAGTAGCAGAAGGATCTGCTAACGGTACGGAAGAAATACTTTCTAGTGTTAAAGAAATTACCGCTGCCATTACTGAGGTTGCAAAGTCTTCTCAGAGTCAAGCGGAACTTTCACAGAAGCTTAATGTGATGATACAAAGATTTGAAATATAA
- a CDS encoding DUF1858 domain-containing protein, which translates to MKITREMTIGEVVRNYPDSVEILFSFGMGCVGCPSAQAETIEEACAVHGIDAEQLVKVLNEAI; encoded by the coding sequence ATGAAAATCACAAGAGAAATGACAATAGGTGAGGTTGTTAGAAATTATCCAGATAGTGTAGAAATTTTATTTAGTTTCGGAATGGGCTGTGTAGGATGTCCATCAGCTCAAGCTGAAACAATAGAAGAGGCATGTGCCGTTCACGGTATAGACGCAGAACAGCTTGTTAAAGTCTTAAACGAAGCGATTTAA
- a CDS encoding RNA degradosome polyphosphate kinase has protein sequence MEKYKSENFINRELSWIEFNSRVLEEAEDKSNPLFERLKFCSIVSSNLDEFFMIRVASIVEQVNAGFTMADIAGYTPFKQLHMIREKVHLMIYEQYLCFKDLMEELNKQELTLVKAEELNDRQKKYITNYYYDTIFPVITPIVVDKSRPFPLILNKSLNIALSIEGDDYSSIFGTVQVPSVIGRIVKFPMENKFMLLEDVIKMFAQDLFRGHKILNMNCYRITRNADLTIDEEGAEDLLETIEQSIRRRKWGEVIRIEVEKDMDRELLNILKTEAEADEADIYKIDGPIDLTFLSKIADTKGYDYLEYPRFKSQIVPEFNVKDKDMFQVISERDVLLNHPYQSFEHVVDFVKDAARDPNVLAIKQTLYRVSGNSPIVKALMEAAENGKEVTVLVELKARFDEENNIVWAKKLEKAGCHVIYGLVGLKTHGKILIVVRKEEDGIKRYVHMATGNYNDVTANFYTDLGLFTSSNAIGRDASALFNMLSGYSKIEGMNKLYIAPLNLRKKISSLIEEQIKIAESGKSVRIVAKINSLVDKQIITKLYDASAAGVKIDLIVRGICCLRPNMPGVSENIRVISIVGRFLEHSRIFYFCNEDEEKIYLSSADWMTRNLDRRVEILFPIEDKKIKARIKDELKIYLMDNVKARVLNSQGSYERIERKDGELLSSQKYFEDKFKRLARKNNIRKKRRKFKPIINVK, from the coding sequence ATGGAAAAGTACAAGAGTGAAAATTTTATAAATAGGGAATTAAGCTGGATTGAATTTAATAGCAGAGTGTTAGAAGAAGCAGAAGATAAAAGTAATCCACTTTTTGAGAGACTTAAGTTTTGTTCAATTGTTAGCTCTAATTTAGATGAATTCTTTATGATAAGGGTAGCATCCATAGTTGAGCAGGTGAATGCCGGATTTACAATGGCGGATATTGCAGGGTATACGCCGTTTAAGCAGCTTCATATGATACGGGAAAAGGTTCACTTAATGATTTATGAGCAGTATTTATGCTTTAAGGATTTAATGGAAGAACTTAATAAGCAGGAATTAACTTTAGTCAAGGCTGAAGAACTTAATGATAGACAAAAAAAATATATAACTAACTATTATTACGATACAATTTTTCCAGTAATAACTCCAATTGTGGTTGATAAAAGTAGGCCATTTCCACTTATACTTAATAAAAGTCTTAATATAGCTTTATCTATAGAGGGAGATGATTATTCCAGTATATTTGGAACAGTTCAAGTGCCATCTGTAATAGGCAGAATCGTAAAATTCCCCATGGAAAATAAGTTTATGCTTTTAGAGGATGTAATAAAGATGTTTGCCCAGGACTTATTTAGAGGTCATAAGATTTTAAATATGAACTGTTACAGGATAACTCGAAATGCAGACTTAACTATAGATGAAGAAGGGGCAGAAGATTTACTTGAAACTATAGAGCAGTCTATAAGAAGAAGAAAATGGGGAGAAGTAATAAGAATAGAAGTTGAAAAGGACATGGACAGAGAACTTCTAAATATACTTAAAACAGAAGCAGAAGCAGATGAAGCTGATATATATAAAATAGATGGACCTATTGATTTAACGTTTTTAAGCAAAATTGCTGATACTAAGGGCTATGATTATTTGGAATATCCTAGATTTAAATCTCAAATAGTACCTGAATTTAATGTTAAAGACAAGGATATGTTTCAGGTTATATCTGAAAGAGATGTACTTTTGAATCACCCTTATCAATCTTTTGAGCATGTGGTTGATTTTGTAAAGGATGCAGCTAGAGACCCTAATGTGCTTGCTATAAAACAGACGCTTTATAGAGTTAGTGGTAATTCTCCTATTGTAAAAGCACTTATGGAAGCAGCTGAAAATGGAAAGGAAGTTACTGTACTTGTAGAATTAAAGGCCAGATTTGATGAGGAAAATAATATAGTATGGGCTAAGAAACTTGAAAAGGCAGGGTGCCATGTTATATATGGCCTTGTAGGACTTAAAACTCATGGTAAAATACTTATTGTAGTTAGGAAAGAAGAGGATGGCATAAAGAGATATGTACATATGGCTACTGGAAATTACAATGATGTAACTGCAAATTTTTATACTGATCTTGGACTATTTACTTCAAGCAATGCTATAGGAAGAGATGCTTCCGCACTTTTTAATATGCTTTCAGGATATTCAAAAATTGAGGGTATGAATAAGCTTTATATAGCACCTTTAAATTTAAGAAAAAAAATCAGTTCACTTATTGAGGAACAAATTAAAATTGCTGAGAGTGGTAAGAGTGTAAGGATAGTAGCAAAAATAAATTCACTTGTGGACAAGCAAATAATAACTAAACTTTATGATGCTTCTGCGGCGGGCGTTAAAATAGATTTAATAGTTAGAGGAATATGCTGTTTAAGACCTAATATGCCTGGTGTAAGTGAAAATATAAGAGTAATAAGCATAGTTGGTAGGTTTTTAGAGCACAGTAGAATATTTTATTTTTGCAACGAGGATGAAGAAAAAATATATCTTTCAAGTGCAGATTGGATGACTAGAAATTTGGATAGGAGAGTTGAAATACTATTTCCTATTGAAGATAAGAAAATTAAAGCTAGAATAAAAGATGAGCTTAAAATATATCTTATGGATAACGTTAAGGCAAGAGTTTTAAATAGTCAAGGTTCATATGAAAGAATAGAACGTAAAGATGGTGAATTGTTAAGTTCCCAGAAGTATTTTGAGGATAAATTTAAAAGGCTTGCTAGGAAGAACAACATAAGAAAAAAACGCAGAAAATTCAAACCTATAATAAATGTAAAATAG
- a CDS encoding histidine kinase N-terminal 7TM domain-containing diguanylate cyclase has product MQRLSNLLSSFLYIETFSILIIAFYSWKRKKAVGAFPLFLLCLCSAVYSFGYGMEITSSSLFYVNFWSKFEYFGLSFVPALWIIQARSLSAKDKKISKVLIIVLFIIPALTCIFRFTNEYFHFMYANERLVSNGYFYIISYEKCFWYYLYYIFFFGCMIISDVMYYKAFLKSSGLARRQLKIMICISTSVLFFEGLDQFQIVPLKMDYGAFIMFFVYAMFAYAVYPFDMMHIAPISREIIFDWVHDGVIVVDTDFNLKDFNYAAKEIFKSLDKSIIGMKIEFCTREAPEFEKLLKMWYKQDKKCAEESFKEDVFEFNIAKEENISYFKARLKALYYKEYKIGSTILISDITKEKNMVLELQKMARFDQLTEVLNRRYFLEVVSNELDKLARETYLGVIFMFDIDHFKQINDNYGHQIGDYILKEMSYIAKNIIKNRGFMGRYGGEEFIGFLPKLYLKEAVSLIECIRSAFENYNFVYDNVSIKVTASFGVTECYRNKCGEKFSYKDLIKRADVALYEAKGNGRNQVAVN; this is encoded by the coding sequence ATGCAAAGACTAAGTAATCTTTTAAGCAGTTTTCTTTATATTGAAACATTCAGTATTCTTATTATTGCTTTTTATTCTTGGAAAAGAAAAAAGGCCGTCGGTGCATTCCCACTTTTTTTACTTTGCTTATGTTCAGCTGTTTATTCATTTGGATATGGGATGGAGATAACATCCAGTTCACTTTTTTATGTGAATTTTTGGAGTAAATTTGAGTATTTTGGTTTATCATTTGTTCCGGCGCTTTGGATTATACAAGCTCGTTCTTTATCAGCTAAAGATAAAAAAATAAGTAAAGTATTGATAATAGTTCTCTTTATAATTCCTGCACTTACATGTATATTTAGGTTTACTAATGAATATTTTCACTTCATGTATGCTAATGAAAGATTAGTTAGTAATGGATATTTTTATATTATATCTTATGAAAAGTGCTTTTGGTATTATTTGTATTATATTTTTTTCTTTGGGTGTATGATAATTTCAGATGTAATGTATTATAAAGCCTTCTTAAAATCATCAGGACTTGCTCGCCGTCAACTTAAGATTATGATCTGCATATCAACCAGTGTCTTATTCTTTGAAGGGCTTGATCAATTCCAGATAGTACCTCTAAAAATGGATTATGGAGCTTTTATAATGTTTTTTGTCTATGCAATGTTTGCATATGCTGTTTATCCTTTTGATATGATGCATATTGCTCCTATATCAAGGGAAATAATATTTGACTGGGTTCATGACGGTGTAATTGTTGTTGATACTGATTTTAATCTTAAAGATTTTAATTATGCGGCTAAAGAAATATTTAAATCTTTAGATAAAAGCATAATTGGCATGAAAATAGAATTTTGCACAAGGGAAGCTCCTGAGTTTGAAAAGCTATTAAAAATGTGGTATAAGCAAGACAAAAAGTGCGCAGAAGAAAGTTTTAAAGAAGATGTTTTTGAATTTAATATTGCGAAGGAGGAAAATATTAGCTATTTTAAAGCAAGGCTAAAAGCTTTGTATTATAAAGAATATAAAATAGGGAGTACTATATTAATTTCTGATATTACAAAGGAAAAAAATATGGTGCTTGAACTGCAAAAAATGGCTAGGTTTGATCAGCTTACAGAAGTATTAAATAGAAGATATTTTTTAGAGGTTGTAAGTAATGAATTAGATAAATTAGCAAGGGAAACTTATCTTGGCGTAATATTTATGTTTGATATTGATCATTTTAAACAAATCAATGATAATTATGGTCACCAAATAGGAGATTACATTTTAAAGGAAATGTCATATATAGCTAAAAATATAATTAAAAATAGAGGATTTATGGGAAGATATGGTGGTGAAGAGTTTATTGGGTTTTTGCCTAAATTATATTTAAAAGAGGCAGTATCTTTAATTGAGTGCATTAGGTCTGCTTTTGAAAATTATAATTTTGTTTATGATAATGTATCTATTAAAGTTACTGCCAGCTTTGGTGTAACAGAATGTTATAGAAATAAATGTGGAGAAAAATTTTCATATAAAGACTTGATTAAAAGGGCTGATGTTGCACTATATGAAGCAAAGGGAAATGGAAGAAATCAGGTTGCTGTAAATTAA
- a CDS encoding ABC transporter ATP-binding protein, with protein MYLEVKNLIKYYGEDGSRIQVLKGINCSVEKGQICVLLGPSGSGKSTLLNIIGGIEGFDDGEITVDGKSMLHMSKKEISLYRRNNLGFVFQFYNLIPNLSVKENIEVCEYLSKSPLDIDDLIKTLGLWEHKDKFPNQLSGGQQQRCAIGRALVKNPGILLCDEPTGALDYSTSKEILELIENVNQKYKNTIIIVTHNDAIKNMAHKVLKLRDGKIIKEYENENIMPASKLEW; from the coding sequence ATGTACTTAGAAGTAAAAAATTTAATCAAATATTATGGAGAAGATGGAAGTAGGATTCAGGTTTTAAAAGGAATAAATTGTTCGGTGGAAAAAGGACAAATATGTGTTTTGCTTGGACCTTCTGGTTCAGGAAAATCTACTCTTCTTAATATCATAGGTGGTATTGAAGGATTTGATGATGGTGAAATAACTGTAGATGGGAAATCAATGTTACATATGAGTAAAAAAGAAATTTCACTTTATAGAAGAAATAATCTTGGCTTTGTATTTCAATTTTACAATTTGATACCAAACCTTTCTGTAAAAGAAAATATAGAGGTTTGTGAATATTTAAGTAAGTCACCTCTTGATATTGATGATTTGATTAAAACTTTGGGGCTTTGGGAACATAAGGATAAATTCCCTAATCAATTATCAGGTGGACAGCAGCAGCGATGCGCTATTGGAAGAGCACTTGTTAAAAATCCAGGAATTTTACTTTGTGATGAGCCAACAGGAGCCCTTGATTATAGTACATCAAAGGAAATATTAGAACTCATAGAAAATGTAAATCAAAAGTATAAAAATACAATTATAATAGTAACTCATAATGACGCTATAAAAAATATGGCTCATAAAGTTTTAAAGCTGCGTGATGGCAAAATAATTAAAGAATATGAAAATGAAAATATAATGCCAGCAAGCAAGCTAGAATGGTAG
- a CDS encoding hemerythrin domain-containing protein, whose product MDGIVLMIDEHKNIKRMLKVIRKASIGIVKGGEIDYKDFEVMIDFVRNYADKHHHGKEEKFLFNRMIDEISGPAEKLVRYGMLVEHDFGRLYIMELEEAISKVKAGEDEAKVDVIANAVGYANLLNRHIDKEDNVVYSFAKRELSKETLNKINMECSEFEKEMDEAGVQDKYIEILKTLEQKYN is encoded by the coding sequence ATGGATGGAATTGTATTAATGATTGACGAGCATAAAAATATAAAAAGAATGCTTAAAGTTATTAGAAAGGCCTCCATAGGAATTGTTAAAGGAGGAGAAATTGACTACAAGGATTTTGAAGTGATGATTGACTTTGTGAGAAATTATGCAGATAAGCATCATCATGGAAAGGAAGAAAAGTTTTTATTTAATAGAATGATAGATGAAATTAGTGGGCCAGCTGAAAAGTTAGTTAGGTATGGAATGCTTGTAGAACATGACTTTGGAAGGTTATATATTATGGAACTTGAAGAAGCTATAAGCAAGGTTAAAGCTGGTGAGGATGAGGCAAAAGTTGATGTAATAGCTAATGCTGTAGGGTATGCTAATTTGTTAAATAGGCATATAGATAAAGAGGATAATGTCGTGTATTCTTTTGCCAAGAGAGAACTCAGTAAAGAAACATTAAATAAAATAAATATGGAATGTAGTGAATTTGAGAAGGAAATGGATGAAGCTGGAGTTCAGGATAAGTATATTGAAATATTAAAAACACTTGAACAAAAGTATAATTAG